A section of the Dehalobacter sp. DCM genome encodes:
- a CDS encoding class I adenylate-forming enzyme family protein, whose protein sequence is MPITEILARNAEQYGREKCLTEINLDLQESHNVTWREYDLIENNPAGEYRLNMTWGVFDEKANRFANLLIKRGIKKGDKVAILLMNCLEWLPIYFGILKAGAVAVPLNFRYTAEEIKYCLELSDTVALIFGPEFIGRVETIVERIPKVKTLFFTGENRPTFAENYDRLAANSSSEAPNVRLADDDDAAVYFSSGTTGFPKAILHTHRSLMSACITEQNHHHQTRDDNFLCIPPLYHTGAKMHWFGSLLSGSKAVILRGVKPEWILRTISEEKITIAWLLVPWAQDILDAIDSGTVKLEDYELSQWRLMHIGAQPVPPSLIRRWKHYFPNHQYDTNYGLSESIGPGCVHLGVENIHKVGAIGVPGYGWETKIADENGEPVPPGQVGELMVKGPGVMTCYYNDPAATAAVLKDGWLLTGDMARIDDEGFIYLVDRKKDVIISGGENIYPVQIEDFLRAHTAIKDVAVIGLPDPRLGEIAAAIIELKPDHTCTEEDIMAFCSEMPRYKRPRKIIFDQVPRNPTGKIEKPRMREKYGAASLVAAQTGAK, encoded by the coding sequence ATGCCCATTACGGAGATTTTAGCGCGCAATGCGGAACAGTATGGTAGAGAAAAATGTCTGACCGAGATTAACTTGGATCTGCAAGAAAGTCATAATGTGACCTGGCGGGAATATGATCTGATTGAGAATAATCCGGCGGGTGAATATAGGCTGAATATGACCTGGGGTGTCTTTGATGAAAAGGCCAACCGCTTTGCCAACCTTCTCATTAAAAGAGGCATAAAAAAGGGCGATAAAGTTGCGATTCTTTTAATGAATTGCCTGGAATGGCTGCCCATTTACTTTGGCATCTTAAAAGCCGGCGCGGTGGCTGTACCGCTGAATTTTCGCTATACCGCGGAGGAAATCAAATACTGTCTGGAACTTTCCGATACAGTCGCATTGATCTTCGGGCCCGAATTTATCGGTCGCGTTGAAACGATCGTTGAGCGGATTCCCAAGGTTAAAACGCTGTTTTTTACGGGAGAGAACCGCCCGACCTTTGCCGAAAACTACGACCGCCTGGCAGCGAACAGTTCTTCAGAAGCACCGAATGTGAGGTTAGCCGATGACGATGATGCTGCCGTCTATTTTTCCTCAGGTACGACGGGATTTCCTAAAGCCATCCTGCATACACATCGCAGTTTGATGTCAGCCTGTATTACAGAGCAAAACCACCATCATCAAACCCGTGACGATAATTTTCTCTGTATTCCGCCGTTATATCATACAGGCGCGAAGATGCACTGGTTCGGCAGTTTGCTTTCCGGCAGTAAAGCCGTTATTTTGCGCGGCGTCAAGCCGGAATGGATACTCCGGACGATTTCCGAAGAAAAGATAACTATCGCTTGGCTGCTCGTGCCCTGGGCACAGGATATCCTGGATGCGATTGACAGTGGTACTGTCAAATTGGAGGACTACGAACTTTCCCAGTGGCGCTTGATGCATATTGGTGCCCAGCCCGTGCCGCCCAGTCTGATTAGGCGCTGGAAGCATTATTTCCCGAATCATCAATATGATACAAATTACGGATTGAGCGAATCCATCGGTCCCGGCTGTGTCCATCTGGGAGTCGAGAATATCCATAAAGTCGGAGCCATCGGCGTACCCGGTTATGGGTGGGAAACGAAAATCGCCGATGAGAATGGCGAACCAGTTCCGCCGGGACAGGTCGGCGAACTGATGGTCAAAGGGCCCGGCGTGATGACATGTTATTATAATGATCCTGCGGCGACGGCAGCGGTACTTAAAGACGGTTGGCTGTTGACTGGCGATATGGCCCGTATCGATGACGAGGGGTTCATTTATCTGGTTGATCGAAAAAAAGATGTCATCATCAGCGGCGGTGAAAATATTTATCCCGTACAAATTGAAGATTTTCTCAGGGCGCATACGGCAATTAAAGATGTTGCCGTCATCGGCTTGCCTGATCCACGTTTGGGGGAAATTGCCGCAGCGATCATTGAGCTTAAACCAGATCATACCTGCACCGAGGAAGATATCATGGCTTTTTGTTCCGAAATGCCGCGTTATAAACGCCCGCGCAAAATAATCTTTGATCAGGTTCCGCGCAATCCAACCGGCAAGATCGAGAAACCACGCATGCGCGAAAAATACGGGGCAGCAAGTTTGGTTGCCGCTCAAACCGGGGCTAAATAA
- a CDS encoding putative ABC transporter permease subunit, whose amino-acid sequence MRLILPPPLKTPLREQSMLKDFRLLLGSQLRVYRNKLKHTPKRTLIGMAVMTLFIVLFFLSFAFMAKNFLENIPYDMVQGFLSLVFMIGIATQMFFGIAAAFAALYMTDDLELLFMTPIPIKVIFIVKSLSVFVTNLLPVILFIFMPGVICGLTHNAGGFYYLLLLLSGLALWIIGTALAMLVNLLVMSIVPPHRSKEAIGFIAAMSGVLIALIFQIPSLFLANQGSIEIGSWLNGQESLIHIMSFFPWGWGSLSLTHGLAGNIGGGIGWSLLMILLGVGMFQLALVLLDRGFRRGYIAVSQGEGPRRRKARHTTPTAYKENEQHPRTSLSMLEGTAAQTSSLVGMWAIAKKDLLAMKRDTREWFNILVPLIIMAFFILQFIYSPNPNGSQYTVITVLIMYTIMFSGNLALQAFGKEAESEWLLNSVPLAGWPIVWGKLIAVVLPTLLLMEALLVGTSVAIGLSPGFIILLAFAAFLISMGSSAIGLFYSITNCRYNPDNPKMRISPGATMIMYLINLFFILLLAVSLCYFFPPAELVLLIQGLPTPTLHAQIGSVIGYVLYFLSRPVLWPAVWRIVLGILLTVGIWSLIFFSFMAATVRQSRKGFHVQIVTSQKRNIKL is encoded by the coding sequence ATGAGACTGATCCTTCCGCCTCCGTTAAAAACACCACTGCGTGAACAGTCTATGCTCAAAGATTTTCGGTTATTGCTTGGAAGCCAACTGCGCGTTTACCGAAACAAATTAAAACACACACCAAAGAGAACATTGATCGGCATGGCCGTCATGACCCTGTTTATCGTATTATTTTTCCTCTCCTTCGCTTTTATGGCGAAGAATTTTCTGGAAAACATACCTTATGACATGGTGCAGGGATTTTTGTCGTTAGTGTTTATGATCGGTATAGCCACCCAGATGTTTTTCGGGATAGCGGCAGCGTTTGCTGCGCTGTATATGACGGATGATTTAGAGCTTTTGTTTATGACCCCGATCCCGATCAAAGTCATCTTTATCGTTAAATCGCTGTCGGTGTTTGTGACAAATCTATTACCCGTGATTTTGTTTATATTTATGCCCGGTGTTATCTGCGGACTGACCCATAACGCGGGAGGATTTTATTATCTGCTGCTGTTATTATCGGGTTTAGCCTTGTGGATAATCGGTACGGCCCTCGCCATGCTTGTCAATTTATTGGTGATGAGTATCGTGCCGCCTCATCGCAGTAAAGAAGCCATTGGTTTTATTGCGGCGATGTCCGGCGTTTTGATTGCCTTGATTTTTCAAATTCCCAGCCTGTTTCTAGCCAACCAAGGGAGTATTGAAATAGGGTCTTGGTTAAACGGACAGGAATCGCTGATACATATCATGAGCTTTTTCCCCTGGGGATGGGGCTCACTGTCGCTCACCCATGGCCTTGCCGGGAATATAGGCGGAGGCATCGGCTGGAGCCTGCTGATGATCCTGCTCGGTGTGGGCATGTTTCAGTTAGCCCTTGTACTTTTAGATCGCGGTTTTCGGCGAGGTTATATTGCCGTGAGTCAAGGGGAAGGACCCCGACGTCGTAAAGCACGCCACACAACTCCTACCGCTTACAAAGAGAATGAGCAACATCCGCGAACATCTCTTTCTATGCTGGAAGGAACAGCTGCACAGACGTCGTCGTTAGTCGGGATGTGGGCGATAGCTAAAAAGGACTTGCTGGCAATGAAACGGGATACCCGAGAATGGTTTAACATCCTTGTCCCTCTTATTATCATGGCTTTCTTCATACTTCAGTTTATTTATTCACCGAATCCCAATGGCAGTCAATATACCGTGATTACCGTTCTTATCATGTACACGATTATGTTCAGCGGCAATTTAGCCTTGCAGGCCTTCGGTAAAGAAGCTGAATCGGAATGGCTGTTAAACAGCGTCCCCCTTGCGGGGTGGCCAATTGTCTGGGGAAAATTGATTGCTGTCGTTTTGCCCACACTTCTTTTAATGGAGGCATTGCTCGTAGGGACATCGGTGGCTATCGGCTTGTCACCAGGATTTATCATCCTCTTGGCATTCGCTGCTTTCCTGATCAGTATGGGATCCAGCGCCATCGGACTATTTTACTCGATTACTAATTGTCGGTATAACCCCGATAATCCGAAGATGCGGATATCTCCGGGAGCAACCATGATCATGTATTTGATCAATTTGTTCTTTATTCTTTTGTTAGCCGTTAGCCTTTGTTACTTTTTCCCGCCGGCGGAGTTGGTGTTGCTTATTCAAGGGTTACCGACACCAACGTTACATGCTCAAATCGGTTCGGTCATCGGTTATGTGCTCTATTTTCTCAGCCGTCCCGTGTTATGGCCGGCAGTTTGGCGAATTGTCCTGGGTATTTTGCTGACAGTGGGGATATGGTCGCTGATATTTTTCAGCTTTATGGCTGCCACTGTGAGGCAAAGCCGAAAGGGATTTCATGTGCAGATCGTCACTAGTCAAAAGAGAAATATTAAATTATAA
- a CDS encoding type IA DNA topoisomerase: MARILIVAEKPAQAREYAAALNVNKKGQGYLENDQYIITWCVGHLLELEKPEAYMDLDRVGRRWSLQRLPVLPGIGDFRHQVKAGTSKQYQVLQKLLQANEVSTVICGTDADREGQLLFQEVWDKVGCNKPLLRLWISSLTKEAIREGMSNLLDASDVRGLASASYGRAYADWDFGMNLTEGFTALFGSFDTLRKKPNVISIGRVQTPTLALIVKREWEIEQFVPEEYFDVVALFAGEQGEYSGHWFDPESENKRLTDRQKAEHIVNKTLGQIGNVAKTNRKKFSEPPPLLFDLTGLTVAASKKHGYSAEKVLELAQSLYEKKAITYPRTDCVYLSKDMIPKLKNHLMALQHEPYLEYVDEASGYGVPTGKRIINTITAHHAIIPTTEKIDPRKLSDPERHIYDLIARRFLAVWFPPAEFEQTEIITVTTGEYFQTKGKTLLSPGWKKVYDSEEKNDEKDEVQSLPQLAQGDNVLTKEVRCEEKSTKPPKRYTQGDLLKAMEAAGKQIEDDLLRQQMKGKGIGTVATRPAIIENLIQRGYISQEQKTLRPTDKGTQLISLIQDRLKEASLLISPEMTGQMEYHLAQVEKGKLALASYMREVEEAVVRIINELRSYERKHGKTPLALAPIKSDKRKKSTEKKSKQVSVKDKRKVREKDVGRGKVTSQGEKQQISTGTQNEVRPDIEKAGQKERKHSDTKNIEIHNEKNNVDRDNQAKDSLGMCPSCGSEIIEGHKGYGCSNWKSGCRFVVWKTPICGKVLTRTQIKSLLKKGKTPLIKGFVSQSGKPFTASLIWSDAANGKLKFDFGNN; encoded by the coding sequence ATGGCTAGAATTTTAATCGTCGCCGAAAAACCGGCTCAGGCAAGAGAATATGCTGCCGCCCTTAACGTGAATAAAAAAGGACAGGGGTATCTGGAAAACGATCAATACATCATTACCTGGTGTGTTGGCCATCTTCTGGAATTAGAAAAACCGGAAGCCTATATGGATCTCGACCGTGTAGGGAGACGCTGGAGTTTGCAGCGTCTTCCTGTTCTTCCTGGAATCGGCGATTTTCGTCATCAGGTTAAGGCAGGAACGAGTAAACAGTATCAGGTATTACAAAAGCTGCTGCAGGCAAACGAGGTATCCACCGTAATTTGCGGCACCGATGCTGATCGGGAGGGGCAGCTGCTTTTCCAGGAAGTCTGGGATAAAGTGGGGTGTAATAAACCACTGCTTCGGCTTTGGATCTCATCACTGACCAAGGAAGCAATCCGGGAAGGGATGAGCAATTTGCTGGATGCCAGCGATGTTCGGGGACTGGCATCGGCCAGCTATGGCCGTGCCTACGCAGACTGGGATTTTGGCATGAACCTGACAGAGGGGTTTACCGCCTTATTCGGCAGCTTTGATACCCTTCGTAAAAAACCGAATGTCATATCCATTGGGCGTGTTCAAACCCCGACGCTGGCCTTGATTGTTAAACGGGAATGGGAAATTGAACAATTTGTTCCGGAAGAATATTTCGATGTCGTGGCTCTTTTTGCCGGAGAACAAGGGGAATACAGCGGCCACTGGTTTGATCCCGAGTCTGAAAATAAACGACTGACAGACAGGCAGAAAGCGGAACATATCGTGAATAAAACCCTGGGTCAGATTGGTAATGTGGCTAAAACGAATCGGAAGAAGTTTTCGGAACCCCCGCCGCTTCTCTTTGATTTGACCGGCTTGACTGTTGCCGCATCTAAAAAGCATGGGTATAGTGCCGAAAAAGTACTGGAATTAGCCCAATCTCTTTATGAAAAGAAAGCAATTACCTATCCAAGGACGGATTGCGTTTATTTATCCAAGGATATGATCCCCAAATTAAAAAATCATCTCATGGCGCTGCAGCACGAGCCATATCTGGAATATGTTGATGAAGCGTCAGGCTATGGCGTACCCACCGGCAAGCGCATTATTAATACGATTACCGCCCACCATGCCATCATTCCGACAACGGAGAAGATCGATCCCCGAAAACTTTCTGATCCCGAGCGCCATATCTACGACTTAATTGCCCGTCGATTTCTTGCCGTATGGTTCCCGCCGGCTGAGTTTGAGCAGACGGAAATCATTACCGTCACTACCGGTGAATATTTCCAGACAAAGGGCAAAACCTTGTTAAGTCCCGGCTGGAAGAAAGTCTACGATAGTGAAGAGAAGAATGATGAGAAAGACGAAGTCCAATCGCTTCCGCAACTCGCACAGGGTGATAATGTTCTGACCAAAGAGGTCCGGTGCGAAGAAAAAAGCACAAAGCCTCCGAAACGCTATACCCAGGGAGATTTGCTCAAAGCGATGGAAGCGGCCGGTAAGCAGATCGAAGATGATTTGCTGCGGCAGCAAATGAAGGGTAAAGGGATTGGCACAGTGGCCACACGACCCGCAATTATCGAGAACCTTATCCAACGCGGCTATATCAGCCAAGAGCAAAAAACGTTAAGGCCTACCGACAAAGGCACCCAACTTATATCTCTGATTCAGGACAGACTTAAAGAGGCATCGCTGCTGATCAGTCCGGAAATGACCGGGCAGATGGAATACCACTTGGCCCAAGTGGAAAAGGGTAAGTTGGCTTTAGCTAGTTACATGCGCGAAGTTGAGGAAGCGGTTGTCCGGATTATAAATGAACTGCGGAGTTATGAAAGAAAACATGGCAAAACGCCGTTGGCTCTGGCACCGATTAAGTCTGATAAACGCAAAAAATCAACTGAAAAAAAGAGCAAACAAGTTTCAGTCAAAGATAAACGTAAAGTAAGAGAAAAAGATGTAGGCAGAGGCAAAGTCACCAGTCAGGGAGAAAAACAGCAAATTTCGACTGGAACTCAAAATGAAGTTCGTCCTGATATCGAAAAAGCTGGACAAAAAGAAAGAAAACATTCTGATACCAAGAATATTGAGATTCATAACGAAAAGAATAACGTTGATAGAGATAATCAAGCGAAAGACTCTTTAGGCATGTGCCCCAGCTGCGGATCAGAGATTATTGAAGGCCATAAAGGATACGGCTGCTCCAACTGGAAAAGCGGCTGTCGCTTTGTTGTATGGAAAACGCCGATATGTGGAAAGGTCCTGACACGAACACAAATCAAAAGTCTCTTGAAGAAAGGAAAAACTCCATTAATCAAAGGATTTGTGTCTCAGAGCGGAAAACCGTTTACGGCTTCCCTCATCTGGAGTGATGCTGCCAATGGTAAATTGAAATTTGACTTCGGTAATAACTAG
- the dinB gene encoding DNA polymerase IV produces MNKHCNNRKIVHIDMDAFYASVEQRDEPTLKGKPVVVGGRPNSRGVVSAASYEARRFGIHSAMPLTEAHRRCPQAVFLPVNMRKYSEVSLQIREIFQTYTPLVEPLSLDEAFLDVTGSITLFGSAEEIAAVIKRRIRDELQLTASVGVACNKFLAKIASDLRKPDGFVVVPPDKIKEFLDPLKVERVWGVGKKTAEQLHQMGVKTVKDLRALELNTLTRLFGIMGEQLYELARGMDDRPVETERAAKSIGRETTFPTDIDDRDVLEKVLLELALDVGRRLRRDDLKARTITLKVRYHDFRTLSRSVTLPQATNLDDVIYGETAALLRALSLKQPLRLIGIALHNLTDQPEQLSLFGESQKEKETLTKVIDNVNQKYGKSAITRARLIKNN; encoded by the coding sequence ATGAATAAACACTGTAATAACCGAAAAATCGTGCATATCGATATGGATGCCTTTTACGCTTCTGTGGAACAGCGGGATGAGCCGACACTCAAGGGGAAGCCGGTCGTTGTCGGAGGCAGACCCAACAGCAGAGGCGTTGTTTCTGCTGCCTCCTATGAAGCGCGCCGCTTTGGTATTCACTCGGCAATGCCGTTGACGGAGGCTCATCGTCGCTGCCCGCAAGCTGTATTCCTTCCGGTCAACATGCGTAAATACAGCGAAGTATCACTGCAAATTAGGGAAATATTCCAGACGTACACGCCGCTAGTCGAGCCATTGTCTCTGGATGAAGCTTTTTTGGATGTGACAGGGTCCATCACCTTATTTGGTTCTGCCGAGGAAATTGCCGCTGTGATTAAACGCCGGATACGTGACGAGCTTCAATTGACAGCATCGGTTGGCGTTGCCTGCAATAAATTTCTGGCTAAGATCGCTTCCGATTTGCGTAAACCGGATGGGTTTGTTGTCGTACCACCCGATAAAATAAAGGAATTCTTAGATCCTTTAAAAGTAGAACGGGTGTGGGGAGTCGGCAAAAAAACTGCGGAACAACTCCATCAAATGGGAGTAAAAACGGTCAAAGACCTGCGTGCACTTGAGTTAAATACCTTAACAAGGCTTTTCGGGATTATGGGTGAACAGTTGTATGAACTGGCCAGAGGCATGGACGATCGTCCGGTGGAAACAGAAAGGGCAGCGAAATCGATAGGCCGGGAAACGACATTTCCCACCGATATTGACGATAGAGACGTCTTAGAAAAAGTTTTGCTCGAGCTGGCCCTTGATGTTGGTAGAAGGCTGCGGCGTGACGATTTAAAGGCGAGAACGATAACCTTGAAAGTGCGGTACCATGATTTTCGCACATTGTCCCGTTCAGTGACGTTGCCTCAAGCAACTAATCTGGATGATGTGATTTATGGTGAAACCGCTGCTTTGTTGCGGGCACTGTCGCTGAAGCAGCCGTTAAGACTGATCGGTATCGCGCTGCATAATCTGACAGATCAGCCCGAGCAGCTTTCCTTGTTCGGCGAATCCCAAAAAGAAAAAGAGACATTGACCAAGGTCATCGACAATGTCAACCAGAAATACGGAAAAAGCGCGATTACCAGAGCCCGGCTTATAAAAAATAATTAA
- a CDS encoding chemotaxis protein, with product MQKDNGILLESGTNEFEIIEFLVDGRCYGINVAKVREVISHVKITPVIGSHHYIDGIFSLRDQIIPVINLSRCLEHNFGTLDGEESASLTGEQQEKQIIVCEINGDIISFNVNFVNQIHKVSWTQMEPVSSLAGSQMTVGIVKLNEKMIVLLDFEKIISDIDPSVNQRLSVIPAASGLEDIRRTKTIVIAEDSFTLRMLLERTLQTAGYHVLSNENGEEAWNKLTEMVSLAEPILKQVQLVITDIEMPQMDGHHLTKRIKEHPQLKELPVVIFSSMINPELKRKGEMLGAYAQITKPEIEQLIGIIDQCIL from the coding sequence ATGCAAAAAGATAACGGAATTTTACTGGAATCAGGAACGAATGAGTTTGAGATCATTGAATTTCTGGTTGACGGAAGGTGCTATGGCATTAATGTTGCTAAAGTCAGAGAAGTGATCAGTCATGTCAAGATCACCCCAGTTATTGGTTCCCATCACTATATTGATGGTATATTTTCCTTACGTGATCAGATTATTCCTGTGATTAATTTGTCCAGGTGTCTGGAGCATAATTTTGGAACTCTTGACGGTGAAGAATCAGCATCGTTAACCGGGGAACAGCAAGAGAAGCAAATTATTGTATGTGAAATAAATGGAGATATTATTAGCTTTAATGTCAATTTTGTCAATCAGATTCATAAAGTCTCATGGACTCAGATGGAGCCGGTATCGAGTTTAGCCGGTTCACAAATGACGGTTGGCATTGTTAAGCTTAATGAAAAAATGATAGTATTGCTGGATTTCGAAAAAATAATATCGGATATTGACCCTTCGGTGAATCAACGGTTATCAGTTATTCCTGCTGCTTCAGGATTGGAAGACATTCGGCGCACAAAAACGATCGTGATAGCCGAAGACTCGTTTACCTTGAGGATGCTCCTGGAGAGAACGCTCCAAACGGCCGGCTATCATGTTTTGTCCAATGAAAATGGAGAGGAAGCCTGGAATAAGTTAACGGAGATGGTCTCTTTAGCAGAACCGATTCTGAAACAGGTACAGTTAGTCATCACGGATATTGAGATGCCTCAAATGGATGGACATCACTTAACCAAAAGGATAAAAGAGCACCCGCAGTTAAAGGAACTCCCCGTCGTTATTTTCTCCTCAATGATCAATCCGGAGTTAAAAAGAAAAGGCGAGATGCTCGGTGCTTATGCCCAAATTACCAAGCCGGAGATCGAGCAGCTTATTGGAATCATCGATCAATGCATACTCTAA
- a CDS encoding DEAD/DEAH box helicase, with product MADTSFNNYPLSPALLKAITLLGYHQPTRVQQEVIPLILAQKDVVIKSQTGSGKTAAYAIPVCECVDWEQNKPQALIIAPTRELAIQIKDDVFQIGRFKRIKVAAVHGKSSFYHQERELKQKTHMVIGTPGRLIDHIEKGTLDTSNIRYLVIDEADELLKMGFLEQTATIIHALPERRVTVLLSATMPADILSLCMSEMKDPIRVDIHEESQVTDRIIQERYAVIPQGKIKLLKEVIIVENPDSCMIFCNTRHQVDEVYAELKALNYSCAKLHGGMEQGHRLSVMKDYKQGFFRYLIATDVAARGIDVDDISLVINYDLPEEDENYVHRIGRTGRLDKYGKAITFVTDEDERRWLEIDSYLGKAVPLKERPSKECVREAEAEFSAKLLLVPESKSGKGESLNAEIVKLHINAGKKSKMRPVDIVGTISNIPGMSASDIGIISIQDVSAYVEILNNKGDLVLETLQSTPIKGKLRRVRKVRH from the coding sequence ATGGCGGACACTTCGTTTAATAATTATCCATTAAGTCCTGCTTTACTTAAAGCGATCACCTTACTTGGTTATCACCAGCCAACCAGAGTACAACAGGAAGTTATTCCTTTGATATTGGCACAGAAAGATGTTGTCATCAAATCACAGACAGGCAGCGGGAAGACAGCAGCTTATGCGATACCGGTTTGCGAGTGTGTCGATTGGGAACAGAATAAACCCCAGGCGTTAATCATAGCGCCAACCCGTGAATTAGCGATACAGATAAAGGATGATGTATTTCAGATAGGTCGTTTCAAACGCATCAAAGTGGCGGCAGTTCATGGCAAGTCGTCGTTCTATCACCAGGAAAGGGAACTTAAACAAAAAACACATATGGTGATAGGGACCCCAGGGCGTTTAATTGACCATATCGAAAAAGGAACATTGGATACCTCAAATATTCGCTATCTTGTTATCGATGAAGCTGATGAGCTCCTGAAAATGGGTTTCCTGGAGCAGACGGCAACGATTATCCACGCTTTGCCCGAGCGCCGCGTCACTGTCTTATTGTCAGCAACGATGCCCGCAGATATCTTAAGTTTATGTATGAGTGAAATGAAAGACCCAATCCGGGTGGACATCCACGAAGAGAGTCAGGTCACGGATCGGATCATTCAAGAGAGATATGCCGTGATTCCTCAAGGAAAAATAAAACTCCTGAAAGAAGTTATTATCGTCGAAAATCCGGATAGCTGTATGATATTCTGCAATACCCGGCATCAAGTGGACGAAGTGTATGCCGAGTTAAAAGCATTGAATTACTCTTGTGCTAAACTACATGGCGGTATGGAACAGGGACATCGACTCAGTGTCATGAAGGATTATAAGCAGGGGTTTTTCCGCTATCTGATCGCTACGGATGTCGCGGCGCGGGGAATTGATGTTGATGATATTTCGCTGGTAATCAATTATGACTTACCGGAAGAAGATGAGAATTATGTGCACCGAATCGGACGAACCGGGCGCCTCGATAAGTACGGAAAAGCGATTACGTTTGTCACCGACGAAGATGAAAGGCGTTGGCTGGAGATAGACTCCTATCTCGGTAAGGCTGTCCCATTAAAAGAGAGACCTTCCAAGGAGTGTGTTAGGGAAGCAGAAGCCGAGTTTTCGGCGAAACTGCTGCTTGTTCCGGAAAGTAAATCCGGCAAAGGAGAATCGTTAAACGCTGAGATAGTTAAGCTGCATATCAATGCCGGAAAGAAATCTAAAATGCGTCCTGTTGATATTGTCGGTACGATAAGCAATATTCCAGGGATGTCCGCCTCGGATATCGGCATTATTAGTATCCAAGATGTTTCTGCCTATGTCGAGATATTAAATAATAAAGGGGACTTAGTGCTTGAAACACTGCAGTCAACACCGATCAAAGGCAAACTCCGCAGGGTGAGAAAGGTAAGGCATTAG
- a CDS encoding ABC transporter ATP-binding protein gives MEEVLIKTTNLVKRYGSVSVVDHLNLEIKAGEIYGFLGPNGAGKTTTIKMLTGLLDPSEGTVAICGYSMKKQPAQAKGMIAYVPDQPKLYNKLTAREFLHLMAALYRVPKEIARQRTEDLLGLFEMRHRGDELLEGYSHGMRQKIVLAAAMIHQPRVILLDEPTVGLDPASARLLKDILQDMARQGVAVFVSTHILEIAERMCHRVGILMKGSLIAQGSPDELRRQTGHGGESLEDIFLELTGDSENAALIDSLKEDAF, from the coding sequence ATGGAGGAAGTATTAATAAAGACCACAAACTTAGTGAAACGGTATGGATCTGTATCCGTCGTCGATCATCTGAATTTAGAAATTAAAGCCGGTGAAATATATGGATTCTTGGGGCCAAATGGTGCGGGAAAAACCACAACGATTAAAATGCTGACCGGCTTACTCGATCCCAGTGAGGGAACCGTGGCGATCTGCGGGTACAGTATGAAAAAACAACCGGCACAGGCTAAAGGCATGATTGCATATGTTCCGGATCAGCCGAAACTGTACAATAAACTAACCGCTCGCGAATTTCTTCACCTCATGGCGGCTCTTTATCGGGTGCCGAAAGAAATAGCCAGACAACGAACCGAGGATTTGCTCGGACTATTTGAGATGAGACACCGCGGTGACGAACTACTGGAAGGGTATTCCCACGGTATGCGGCAAAAGATTGTCCTGGCGGCGGCGATGATCCATCAACCACGCGTCATCCTGTTGGATGAACCGACGGTAGGACTTGATCCGGCGAGTGCCCGTTTATTGAAAGATATCCTGCAGGATATGGCCAGGCAGGGGGTCGCTGTTTTTGTATCAACGCATATTCTGGAGATCGCAGAACGGATGTGTCACCGGGTCGGTATACTCATGAAGGGGTCTCTCATCGCCCAGGGCAGTCCGGATGAATTGCGGCGTCAGACAGGTCACGGCGGGGAAAGCCTGGAGGACATATTCTTGGAGTTGACAGGGGATAGTGAAAATGCGGCACTGATTGACAGTTTAAAGGAGGACGCGTTCTGA
- a CDS encoding GerW family sporulation protein, translating into MLENYNVGENLNAILAKLENFFQTKTVIGEPIKIGEITLVPFIDITFGMGSGGNGNTGQKYHDNGTVGGAGSGGRISPSAVLVIQEGHVELLHIKQSKGLDKLIEIIPDIIEKTKEYKETSDTEEVRIEIHPN; encoded by the coding sequence ATGCTTGAAAATTATAACGTGGGTGAAAACCTCAATGCGATTCTTGCTAAACTGGAAAACTTTTTCCAAACCAAGACGGTGATCGGTGAACCGATAAAAATTGGGGAAATAACCCTTGTGCCTTTTATTGATATAACCTTTGGCATGGGCAGCGGCGGCAATGGCAATACCGGGCAAAAATATCATGATAACGGCACTGTCGGCGGCGCGGGCAGCGGCGGTCGTATATCCCCGTCAGCTGTGCTCGTTATACAAGAAGGGCATGTTGAACTGCTTCACATCAAGCAAAGTAAAGGGCTTGATAAGCTCATTGAAATTATCCCGGATATTATTGAGAAAACAAAAGAATATAAGGAAACAAGCGACACGGAAGAAGTCCGAATAGAAATACATCCAAACTAA